A single region of the Triticum dicoccoides isolate Atlit2015 ecotype Zavitan chromosome 2B, WEW_v2.0, whole genome shotgun sequence genome encodes:
- the LOC119361133 gene encoding putative E3 ubiquitin-protein ligase SINA-like 6, translating to MSTRAALENLTLADADALDCGVCCLPLKPPIFQCGVGHALCEQCRGKLASARTCHVCRAPMADGYRRNHDLERLVESIRAPCPNAAYGCAARPVYYDGPRHLEDCLHAPCHCPEEACGFVGSTEMVLAHFAGEHEWPCTSGVRAGESFSVDLEDGFNVVTVGDGARELLFLVMASPVYLGRAISAVCVCPRTDGGDEIFYGIELEFERLGGWYGERLKSFFNVECTNLSSGLPDPDDRFQFLLPNSVKPYEAVTIKIEACIYTEIQ from the exons ATGTCCACACGCGCGGCGCTCGAGAACTTGACGCTGGCGGACGCCGATGCCCTCGACTGCGGTGTCTGCTGCCTCCCGCTCAAGCCGCCCATCTTCCAG TGCGGGGTGGGGCACGCGCTGTGCGAGCAGTGCCGCGGCAAGCTGGCCTCGGCGCGAACCTGTCACGTGTGTCGCGCTCCGATGGCCGACGGCTACCGCCGGAACCACGACTTGGAGCGGCTGGTGGAGTCCATCCGCGCGCCCTGCCCCAACGCCGCCTACGGATGCGCCGCCAGACCGGTCTACTACGACGGGCCCCGCCACCTCGAGGACTGCCTCCACGCGCCGTGCCACTGCCCCGAGGAAGCCTGCGGCTTCGTCGGCTCCACGGAGATGGTGCTGGCCCACTTCGCCGGAGAGCACGAGTGGCCGTGCACCAGCGGCGTCCGCGCCGGGGAGTCCTTCTCCGTGGACCTCGAGGACGGCTTCAACGTCGTCACCGTcggggacggcgccagggagctgcTGTTCCTGGTGATGGCGTCGCCCGTGTACCTCGGACGCGCCATCTCCGCTGTATGCGTGTGCCCCCGAACTGACGGCGGCGATGAGATCTTCTACGGGATCGAGCTCGAGTTCGAAAGATTAGGCGGCTGGTATGGTGAGCGCCTGAAATCTTTTTTCAACGTGGAATGCACGAATCTCTCCAGTGGCCTACCCGATCCCGACGACCGCTTCCAGTTCCTCCTGCCCAATTCTGTCAAGCCATATGAGGCGGTAACTATCAAGATCGAAGCCTGCATTTACACCGAGATACAGTAA
- the LOC119365553 gene encoding E3 ubiquitin-protein ligase RNF14-like, whose product MPPRKSWKPKGSSRGPAQRPHGKSAAAPDPNPAHEYPYDASAAAASEALERLDVSAAAEEDPPVETPPPPPPTQHEVPAPAPPSQPPVEASSCGSGSAAAGGGREEGALRRLRELVGIGREEVELTEEEVRTNDQRQEDEICALEAIFGDTVVMLNRKQGQRTFQVHVHIEIPDGTDVSARLSFGAGTLNYKGAHDEDASDDLVYKFRVEHLPPILLTCLLPSSYPSNQPPFFTISTEWLDKVMLSSLCHMLDMIWEEQLGMEVVYQWVQWLQSSSLSYLGFDNEIVLSKGDLTCVEDGGDNRACPDDAPPDLTIPRIIRYNDDKRHEAFLHGIHDCMICFSELPGVDFINLPCHHFFCQKCMQTYCKMHVKEGTVVKLLCPDTKCEGVVPPNILKRLLGEDEFERWEGLLLQRTLDAMADVVYCPRCQTACLEDAGDEAVCSSCLFSFCTLCRERRHVGVECLSPEEKLIILERRQKSGQVKGDIQKVMDEVRSIKEILKDAKQCPRCKMAISKIEGCNKMTCWNCGRFFCYQCNAAINGYDHFKGDCVVFDQEEIDRWEMQMNQRQQRQVVAQAQAEIFEGEYGYPCPTCRNPIPKIGNNNHLYCWACQRHFCALCRKVVLKTSQHFGPRGCKQHTADD is encoded by the exons GGAagtccgccgccgcccccgacCCTAACCCCGCCCACGAGTACCCCTACGACGCCTCGGCGGCCGCCGCCTCAGAGGCCCTTGAGCGCCTCGACGTCTCCGCGGCCGCCGAGGAGGATCCTCCGGTGgagacgccgccgccaccgccgcctaccCAGCACGAGGTCCCCGCGCCGGCACCGCCGTCTCAGCCGCCGGTGGAGGCTTCGTCGTGTGGGTCTGGGAGCGCCGCGGCGGGTGGGGGCCGGGAGGAAGGGGCCTTGAGGAGGCTGCGGGAGCTGGTGGGGATTGGTCGGGAGGAGGTAGAGTTGACTGAGGAGGAGGTGCGCACCAACGATCAGAGGCAGGAGGACGAG ATATGTGCCCTGGAAGCAATTTTTGGCGACACTGTAGTCATGCTGAACAGAAAGCAAGGCCAGCGGACTTTCCAG GTTCACGTGCATATTGAGATCCCAGATGGCACAGATGTATCGGCAAGGCTCAGTTTTGGTGCTGGAACACTAAATTATAAAGGAGCGCATGATGAAGATGCCTCTGATGATCTTGTTTACAAGTTTAGAGTTGAGCATTTACCTCCAATCCTGCTGACATGTCTCCTGCCTTCGTCATACCCGAGCAACCAGCCTCCCTTTTTCACTATATCCACCGAATGGCTGGACAAAGTGATGCTTTCGTCATTATGTCACATGCTGGATATGATTTGGGAAGAGCAACTGGGCATGGAAGTAGTATATCAGTGGGTGCAATGGCTCCAAAGCTCTTCCCTTTCTTACTTAGGGTTTGATAATGAGATAGTTTTAAGCAAGGGTGATCTAACGTGTGTTGAAGATGGTGGGGATAACCGTGCTTGTCCAGATGATGCTCCACCTGATTTGACAATTCCAAGGATTATTAGATACAATGATGATAAGCGTCATGAAGCCTTTTTGCATGGTATCCATGACTGCATGATTTGTTTCAGCGAGCTTCCTG GTGTCGATTTCATCAACCTTCCATGCCACCATTTCTTTTGCCAGAAATGCATGCAAACATATTGCAAAATGCATGTCAAGGAAGGAACTGTAGTGAAGTTGCTGTGTCCTGATACAAAATGTGAAGGTGTTGTTCCTCCCAATATATTGAAAAGGCTGCTGGGGGAGGATGAGTTTGAACGTTGGGAAGGATTGCTTCTTCAGAGAACTCTTGACGCCATGGCTGATGTAGTTTATTGTCCAAGATGTCAAACTGCTTGCTTGGAAGATGCAGGTGATGAAGCTGTGTGTTCAAGTTGTTTATTCAGCTTCTGCACACTTTGTAGAGAGCGCCGTCATGTTGGGGTGGAATGTTTATCTCCAGAAGAAAAACTTATTATTTTGGAG AGACGTCAAAAGTCTGGCCAAGTGAAGGGAGATATCCAGAAGGTTATGGATGAAGTACGCAGCATCAAGGAAATTTTGAAGGATGCAAAACAGTGTCCACGATGCAAGATGGCTATATCTAAGATAGAAGGATGCAATAAGATGACCTGTTGGAACTGCGGGCGGTTCTTCTGCTACCAGTGTAATGCTGCAATCAATGGATACGATCATTTCAA GGGTGATTGTGTGGTATTTGATCAGGAGGAAATTGATAGATGGGAAATGCAAATGAATCAAAGGCAACAACGCCAAGTAGTTGCGCAAGCGCAGGCTGAAATCTTCGAAGGAGAATATGGTTACCCATGTCCTACTTGCCGCAACCCAATTCCAAAG ATCGGAAACAACAACCATCTATACTGCTGGGCATGCCAACGGCACTTCTGTGCATTGTGCCGGAAGGTCGTCCTCAAGACGTCGCAGCATTTTGGTCCTAGGGGATGCAAGCAACATACAGCGGACGACTGA